A stretch of the Ascaphus truei isolate aAscTru1 chromosome 4, aAscTru1.hap1, whole genome shotgun sequence genome encodes the following:
- the LOC142493402 gene encoding armadillo repeat-containing protein 1-like: MLVKMGAVSVVTHLRDLASDPQNRASIVRDKSCIAGLILFLSHQDTRVIESALKTIHYLCENPTHCEIMKNELGMMVSLETIRNRCGIGDDIKLLAQSVHSLLNTPILLHNAYTPGPTARKNRPQFFLASSNKRAKTITLHIHGLDNVEKKNLCEDVLLKVKGVISITFQVAMRRCTVRVKSDLATECLTSAIAETRVLRAQQVIKHECGREVDAPLPNMNSPMEKNSYLPDYLPEEESPQKDMEKALTQTGSKDETHGSWINAAANFLTKTFYW, translated from the exons ATGCTCGTGAAGATGGGAGCTGTATCTGTGGTGACCCACCTGAGAGACCTTGCTTCAGACCCACAGAACCGAGCAAGTATCGTGAGGGATAAAAGCTGCATTGCTGGCCTCATTCTCTTCCTAAGCCATCAGGACACACGTGTGATAGAGTCTGCTCTCAAG ACAATTCACTATCTATGTGAAAATCCTACCCATTGTGAAATAATGAAAAATGAGCTGGGTATGATGGTGAGCTTGGAAACCATAAGAAACCG GTGCGGTATTGGCGATGATATCAAGTTGCTTGCACAGAGTGTTCACAGTTTGCTAAATACGCCTATTCTTTTACACAATGCATACACACCAGGACCAACTGCTAGAAAGAACAGACCACAGTTTTTCTTGGCAAGCTCTAACAAAAGAGCCAAAACCATAACTCTTCACATCCATGGACTTGATAATGTG GAAAAGAAAAATCTATGTGAAGATGTACTGTTAAAAGTGAAAGGTGTAATCAGCATTACTTTTCAAGTAGCCATGAGGAGGTGCACTGTCAGAGTCAAGTCAGACCTGGCAACCGAG TGTTTAACTTCTGCTATTGCTGAAACAAGAGTTCTAAGAGCACAGCAGGTGATCAAGCATGAATGTGGAAGAGAG GTTGACGCTCCACTCCCAAACATGAATTCACCTATGGAGAAGAATTCATACCTGCCGGACTATCTGCCTGAAGAGGAGAGTCCTCAGAAAGATATGGAAAAAGCTTTAACACAAACCGGATCGAAGGATGAAACTCACGGAAGCTGGATTAATGCTGCTGCAAATTTTCTCACTAAAACATTTTACTGGTGA